CGCGGAGGCCGAGGTAGCCGCTGACGCGGCCTGTGGCCGACCGGCAGCCTTCGATCCAGCCGGCGTGCCCATGGTGGTGTTCGGCGACCCCCAGGTGATGGTGGTGGGCCTAGACCAGAAGGCGGCGAGTGCCGCTGGCCTGGAACCCGCCGCCTTCCGGTTCCCGCTTAGTGCCTCGGGTCGGGCCCGGACCCTTGGACAACCAGAAGGCACGGTCACCGTGGTGGCCGACGGCGACGGCACGGTGATCGGTGTACAGGCGGTCGGCGCCCATGTGGCCGAGTTGGCCGGCGAGGCTGCACTAGCCGTAGAGACCGCAGCCACCGTGGAGGACCTGGCCGGCACTATCCACGCCCACCCCACCCTCGGTGAGTCGCTCATGGAGGCTGCCCTGGGCCTAGCCGGTCGGCCAGTCCACACCGCCCGCTGATCGCCGGGCATGCAGCGGGTCGCTCGAAGGGCCCGGGGCTACCATCGCCGCCGTGACGATCCGCCCAGAGGACCTCGACCGCGTCGACGTGGCGAGGAAGGTGGCCTCAGGCGCCTACAAGTGGACGGACGAGGCACCGTCCGTGCTCCCAGCGTTCGTAGCCGAACACGACCTCGGGCCCTTCCCCGGGATAACCGACCGACTACGCGACATCGTCGAAATGGGCGGGACCGGCTATCACGACCGCTTCGGGGCCATGGCCCAGGCGTTCTCCGGGTGGTCGTCGCGGCGCCACGGTTGGACCCCGGACCCCGAACTGGTCGTGGCCACCGCCTCAGTCCTTCAGGGGGTGTGGGCCAGCGTGGAAGCCTTCACCGGTCCCGCAGACGCCGTGGTCCTCACCCCACCCATCTATTTCCCGTTCAACGACATCGGCCGGACCACGGGGCGACGCATAGTGGACTGGCCTCTAGTCCGCGACGAGGACGGTTGGCACTACGACCTCGACCATCTGGAACGACTCCTGGCCGCCGATCCCGGAATCCGACTCCTCGTGCTCTGTCACCCCCACAACCCGACGGGCCGCGTCCTCGCCGAACCGCAGCTCGTCCAGATCGTGGACCTATGCACCCGCTACGACGTGGTCATCGCCTCGGACGAGATTCACTGCGACTTCGTCTATCCGGGAGCCACCCACCGGCCGACAGCCACCATCCCCGGAGCCGGTGAGCGGACCGTCACCCTGACCTCAGGCATCAAGACCTTTGCCATCGGTGGCCTTCGGGCCGCCGTGGCATCTTTCGCCGACGAGGACCTCCACCGCCGGTTCCTCGGCGTTCCGGAGCAACTCCTCGGGGGCGTCAACCGGTTTGGTTGCGAAGCGGCGACCGTCGCCTGGGAAGAGGCCGACGAGTGGACCGATGCCCTGGTAGCCCTGTTCAACGGCCACCGGCGACGGCTCGTCGACCGAATCGCCGCCGAGTTGCCTGACATACGAGTCCACCTCCCCCAATCCACCTTCCTGGCCTGGCTGGACCTCTCCGCCCTCGAACCCGGCGACCGGCCCGCCACCTGGCTTCGCGAACGGACCGGGGTGCGCGGTAAGAACGGTCCGCTGTTCGGTGTGGGTGGTGAGGGACATGTCCGGTTCACCTTCGGAACCTCCACGGCTGTCCTGGACGAGATGGTCGACCGCCTGGTAGCTGGATTGGGTAGGTAGCCTCGCCACCCCAGTGGGTGTCTCGGGCCGCCGACGAGGTGACCCGTCAACTGTTTTGCCGTCCCGACAAGCTAGAGGAGGCACCGATGGACACCGCCCGTACAGATGACATGGTCCATGTCACTCGATGGCACTGGGGCGACAAGGAGTGGTCCCCATTTTCGGCTGTCGAGATGGATTGCCGGCAGGGCGCCCTGAGGGACCACTTGGCTGCAGAGGGCATCGACGCCTGTCTCCTGACCTCGTACCACAACATCTGCTACTACTCGGGCTGGGTCTTTTGCTACTTCGGCCGCAAGTACGGGATGGTGATCGACGGAGAGAACGCCACCACCATCTCGGCCGGTATCGACGGCGGACAGCCGTGGAGGCGCACCTACGGGGACAACCTCGTGTACTCGGACTGGCGACGGGATAACTACTACCAGGCTGTCCGCGACCTCATGGGTGGCGCGTCCCGCCTCGGTGTGGAGCTCGACCACCTGTCGGTCGACCAGTTCCGGTCCCTGGAGGCCGCCCTGCCTGGTGTCGAGCTGGTGGATATCGGCTCGGCGACCATGTGGATGCGGACCGTCAAGTCGGCCGAGGAGCACGACCTGATCCGCCACGGTGCCCGAATCTGCGACCTGGGTGCCGAGGCCTGCGTCGACGCCGTGGCCGCTGGAGTGCCCGAGCACGAGGTGGCCCTGGCCACTACCCGAACCATGGTCCGTGAGATCGCCGCCAGCTTCCCGTTCGTGGAGCTCATGGACACCTGGACCTGGTTCCAGTCCGGCATCAACACCGACGGCGCCCACAACCCGGTGACCAACAAGTTGGTCGAGACAGGCGACATCCTGTCACTCAACGCTTTCCCAATGATCTTCGGCTACTACACGGCCCTAGAACGCACCATGTTCTGCGACCACGTCACCTCTGCCGAGCACCTGCGGCTGTGGGAGGTCAACGTGGAGGTTCATGAGCGGGGGCTGGAACTGATTCGGCCGGGTGCTCGCTGTTGTGACATCGCCGCTGAGCTGAATGATGTCTACCGGTCTCACGGCCTACTGAAGTACCGGTCGTTCGGTTACGGCCACAGCTTTGGGGTTCTCAGCCACTACTACGGCCGGGAGGCCGGGGTGGAGCTCAGAGAAGACGTGGAAACGGTTCTAGAGCCGGGAATGGTCGTATCGATGGAGCCGATGATCGCCATCCCAGACGGCCAGCCGGGAGCCGGCGGTTACCGGGAGCATGACATCCTGATCGTGGGCGAGGACGGGGCCGAAAACATCACCGGATTCCCCTACGGCCCCGAGCACAACATCATCGGATCCTGAACGACTCCCGGTCGTCGACCGGTTTGTGATGCGGCGGTGCGGCCGCCCGCAATCAGCCGGCAGCTGTGGTGGTCGTCTCGACTGGAGCCTCTGTGGTCTCCGCCGGAGCAGCTGTCGTCTCGGCGGGAGCCTCCGTGGTCTCCGCTGGAGCCTCCGTGGTCTCCGCTGGAGCCTCCGTGGTCTCCGCTGGAGCCTCCGTGGTCTCCGCTGGAGCCTCCGTGGTCGCGGTGGCGTCCGGTGCGGCCGTGGTGGGCGGCGACGGCACACCGTCGGTGGACAGACCGCGTGCCTCAAGCTCGGCGGCGTGCGCCGCTCGGGTCCCGTTGCCGTACCAGCCATCAGCGGTGACACCCAGGAGTTCTTGAAGGATGAGCGCCGGGTCACTCGGCCCCCACTCGTAGGTGGCGGTCAGGATGGCCTCCTCGTTCAAACCCACCGGCACGGTGGGAGCGGGCGCCGGGTCCTCTTCGGTGGGAGCGGCCGCTGACGACGGAGCCCTGGTCGTCGTGGCCGCACCGGTGGCCGACGCGGCAGTGGTGGTGGCCGACGATGAGGCAGTCGTGGTCGTGGTGGCCGGCATCCGAGCCAGCAGAGACACCTCGGCCTCCAGATCCATGAAGTCCTCGCGAAGTTGGATGATCTCCACCCGGAGGGTCTCCAATTCGTCGTCGTTGGTCTCCAGAAGCCCACAGCCGGTAGCGGCGAGGGAGACAGTGAGGAGAGTGGCCGTAAGGAGGGTGCGCGTGTGCATATATGCAGTATTCCAGAGGATGGCGTCCTCCGCGCGTCGCTTCAGGCCACGGGTAGACGCAGAGGGACTCGGGCCCTCGACCCCCTCCTTGCATTCGACTTCGT
The DNA window shown above is from Acidimicrobiales bacterium and carries:
- a CDS encoding aminotransferase class I/II-fold pyridoxal phosphate-dependent enzyme, with product MTIRPEDLDRVDVARKVASGAYKWTDEAPSVLPAFVAEHDLGPFPGITDRLRDIVEMGGTGYHDRFGAMAQAFSGWSSRRHGWTPDPELVVATASVLQGVWASVEAFTGPADAVVLTPPIYFPFNDIGRTTGRRIVDWPLVRDEDGWHYDLDHLERLLAADPGIRLLVLCHPHNPTGRVLAEPQLVQIVDLCTRYDVVIASDEIHCDFVYPGATHRPTATIPGAGERTVTLTSGIKTFAIGGLRAAVASFADEDLHRRFLGVPEQLLGGVNRFGCEAATVAWEEADEWTDALVALFNGHRRRLVDRIAAELPDIRVHLPQSTFLAWLDLSALEPGDRPATWLRERTGVRGKNGPLFGVGGEGHVRFTFGTSTAVLDEMVDRLVAGLGR
- a CDS encoding M24 family metallopeptidase — translated: MSRAADEVTRQLFCRPDKLEEAPMDTARTDDMVHVTRWHWGDKEWSPFSAVEMDCRQGALRDHLAAEGIDACLLTSYHNICYYSGWVFCYFGRKYGMVIDGENATTISAGIDGGQPWRRTYGDNLVYSDWRRDNYYQAVRDLMGGASRLGVELDHLSVDQFRSLEAALPGVELVDIGSATMWMRTVKSAEEHDLIRHGARICDLGAEACVDAVAAGVPEHEVALATTRTMVREIAASFPFVELMDTWTWFQSGINTDGAHNPVTNKLVETGDILSLNAFPMIFGYYTALERTMFCDHVTSAEHLRLWEVNVEVHERGLELIRPGARCCDIAAELNDVYRSHGLLKYRSFGYGHSFGVLSHYYGREAGVELREDVETVLEPGMVVSMEPMIAIPDGQPGAGGYREHDILIVGEDGAENITGFPYGPEHNIIGS